The Microbulbifer hydrolyticus genome has a segment encoding these proteins:
- a CDS encoding ABC-type transport auxiliary lipoprotein family protein codes for MIGNRQGILSYSKAALLFVSALASILVSGCTLFSPVKNEVRVGLIDTLPLELPQAEGRSATLLLLPPAINPVYDTMRMAYTTRPHEIEYFSRHEWGASPANMLLPLLAQTMENTQSFNTVLTPPHFGSYRYALRSEILTLTQDFTSVPATLVFSLRVQLVDGTSNRVIAGETLSLREPMREETPYAGVVAANIAVANALRQVAEFVLEDAR; via the coding sequence ATGATTGGAAACCGCCAAGGGATATTGTCTTACAGCAAGGCCGCTCTACTGTTCGTGTCTGCACTTGCCTCAATACTGGTTTCCGGTTGCACCCTGTTTTCTCCGGTCAAAAACGAAGTTCGGGTGGGCCTAATCGACACGCTACCGCTCGAACTTCCGCAAGCAGAAGGCCGTTCCGCCACACTCCTGCTACTGCCTCCCGCCATCAATCCCGTTTACGACACCATGCGCATGGCCTACACAACCCGGCCACATGAAATTGAGTATTTCAGTCGGCACGAATGGGGCGCATCACCGGCGAACATGCTGCTGCCCCTGCTGGCGCAGACCATGGAGAACACCCAATCCTTCAATACCGTGCTCACGCCACCACACTTCGGTTCCTACCGCTACGCGCTGCGCAGTGAGATCCTCACGCTCACACAGGACTTCACCAGCGTGCCGGCCACATTGGTTTTTTCCCTGCGGGTGCAACTTGTCGACGGGACGTCGAATCGAGTCATCGCCGGTGAAACCCTCTCACTGCGCGAACCCATGCGGGAGGAAACGCCCTACGCCGGTGTCGTGGCGGCGAACATTGCCGTCGCAAACGCACTGCGGCAGGTGGCGGAATTTGTACTTGAGGATGCGCGGTAA
- a CDS encoding MlaD family protein, with translation MTISIANRARLAFATVVLLGLLACWLWYAQTAGRYATYQILTEDPVSGLIASAPVEFHGVDVGKVTEVELTGPHSVRILLEVEKDAPISRATVATITARGLATRGFTGYVYILLENTGTGEGPLAAAPGKRYPQIPSAPSRSVNLDTAISQVNQNVQTLKQLLHTLLDDKTIASFKYSVENLQQVTRMLAENQEKLSAIIANTEQASGRLGPLLESSNETINALQQVSHMLAGNQQRLNTIITNTEQASGRLGPLLDSSSDTVNALQLQVLPEAYRTMMTLNKVSHSMNRLTDKINRDPSILVRGSGPPPLGPGETE, from the coding sequence ATGACTATCAGCATTGCGAACCGGGCAAGATTGGCTTTTGCAACCGTGGTGCTTCTCGGCCTCCTAGCGTGCTGGCTCTGGTACGCGCAGACCGCCGGCCGCTACGCAACCTACCAAATCCTCACGGAAGATCCGGTATCTGGGCTGATCGCGAGTGCGCCCGTGGAGTTCCACGGCGTGGATGTGGGCAAGGTAACCGAGGTCGAACTCACCGGGCCCCACTCCGTGCGCATTCTGCTGGAGGTGGAGAAAGATGCCCCCATCTCCCGCGCAACCGTGGCCACCATAACCGCCCGCGGGCTCGCGACCCGGGGCTTTACCGGTTATGTGTACATCCTGCTGGAAAACACCGGCACCGGCGAAGGCCCACTTGCAGCGGCGCCCGGCAAACGCTATCCGCAGATACCGAGCGCGCCATCTCGCTCGGTGAACCTGGATACGGCGATCAGCCAGGTCAACCAGAACGTGCAAACACTGAAGCAACTGTTGCACACGCTGCTGGATGACAAAACCATTGCCTCCTTCAAATATTCTGTGGAGAACCTGCAGCAAGTCACCCGCATGCTGGCGGAGAACCAGGAGAAGCTTAGCGCGATCATCGCGAATACCGAACAGGCCAGCGGCCGGCTGGGACCGCTACTGGAATCCAGCAATGAAACCATCAACGCGCTGCAGCAGGTCAGCCACATGCTGGCCGGCAATCAGCAGCGGCTTAACACCATCATCACCAACACCGAACAGGCCAGCGGTCGGCTCGGCCCGCTGCTGGATTCAAGCAGCGACACCGTGAACGCACTCCAGCTACAGGTGCTGCCAGAAGCGTATCGCACCATGATGACCCTAAACAAAGTCAGCCACTCGATGAATCGACTGACGGACAAAATCAACCGCGATCCGTCGATCCTTGTACGCGGTAGCGGTCCCCCGCCACTCGGCCCGGGCGAGACCGAATGA
- a CDS encoding OsmC family protein, producing MDAFPHEYKVAASAASEGEITLTAEGLESLPSAAPAQFDGPGDRWSPEDLLVASVADCFILTFRAIAKFSKLEWTALECSATGTLDKVDRTTCFTAFTINAKLQVPDGTDTDKAHKLLEKSEASCLVTNSLKSTVTLNAEVTVS from the coding sequence ATGGACGCCTTTCCCCACGAGTACAAGGTGGCCGCGAGTGCGGCGAGTGAAGGTGAAATCACACTGACCGCGGAAGGCCTAGAGTCCCTGCCCTCGGCCGCCCCTGCGCAGTTCGATGGCCCCGGGGATCGCTGGTCGCCGGAAGACCTGCTGGTGGCTTCTGTCGCGGACTGTTTCATTCTCACCTTCCGCGCCATTGCCAAATTTTCAAAGCTGGAATGGACCGCCCTTGAATGCAGCGCCACCGGCACCCTCGACAAGGTCGATCGTACAACCTGCTTCACGGCGTTTACCATCAATGCCAAGTTGCAGGTGCCGGACGGTACGGATACAGATAAGGCGCACAAGCTGCTGGAAAAGTCCGAGGCGAGTTGCCTGGTGACCAACTCCCTCAAGTCCACGGTAACGCTGAATGCCGAGGTCACGGTTTCGTGA
- a CDS encoding bifunctional 2-methylcitrate dehydratase/aconitate hydratase, with translation MENTGIKNIRPDFDQVIQDIADYVMEYPITSAEAFDTARNCLMDTLGCGLLALSFPECTKHLGPIVDGTVVPNGARVPGTDLRLDPVKAAWDIGCCLRWLDYNDTWLAAEWGHPSDNLGAILAVTDYLSQKHVAHGVKPFTMRQVLDAMIRAHEIQGVLALENSFNRVGLDHVLLVRVASAAVATTLKGGNREQVMAALSQAWVDGGALRTYRHAPNAGSRKSWAAGDATSRGVRLADITMRGEMGIPGALTAKQWGFYDVLFSKTVADQQLKPEAERQFQFPQGYGSYVMENILFKLSFPAEFHAQTACEAAVLLHPQVKDRLDQIDRIAITTHESAIRIISKSGPLANPADRDHCLQYMTAVPLILGELQAEYYEDSFHRAHPEIDQLRNKMEVVEEPRYSADYLDPAKRSIANALQVFFKDGSATEKVAVEYPVGHRRRREEGIPLLEDKFRTSLASRFQPDRCDAIFALCKDQKALEATPVNEFMDLMVIERSGQV, from the coding sequence ATGGAGAATACTGGCATCAAAAATATCCGCCCTGATTTCGATCAAGTCATCCAGGACATTGCCGATTATGTGATGGAATACCCCATCACCTCTGCCGAGGCATTCGATACCGCGCGCAACTGCCTGATGGACACCCTGGGCTGTGGCTTACTGGCGCTAAGCTTCCCCGAATGCACCAAACACCTCGGGCCGATTGTCGACGGTACTGTGGTGCCGAACGGTGCCCGTGTGCCGGGTACCGACTTGCGTCTCGACCCGGTCAAGGCTGCGTGGGATATCGGCTGCTGCTTGCGCTGGCTGGATTACAACGACACCTGGCTGGCGGCAGAGTGGGGCCACCCCTCGGACAACCTCGGCGCAATTCTAGCGGTGACCGACTACCTTTCGCAGAAGCACGTCGCTCATGGAGTAAAACCCTTCACCATGCGCCAGGTGCTGGACGCCATGATTCGTGCCCATGAAATCCAGGGTGTGCTGGCGCTGGAGAACAGCTTTAACCGGGTCGGGCTGGACCATGTGCTGCTGGTCCGCGTTGCCTCGGCCGCCGTGGCCACCACGTTGAAGGGCGGTAACCGTGAGCAGGTAATGGCGGCGCTGTCACAGGCCTGGGTGGACGGCGGTGCGTTGCGCACCTATCGCCATGCGCCCAACGCCGGCTCGCGCAAATCCTGGGCTGCGGGTGATGCCACCAGTCGTGGTGTGCGCCTGGCGGATATCACCATGCGCGGCGAGATGGGTATTCCGGGCGCGCTCACTGCCAAACAGTGGGGCTTTTACGACGTACTGTTCAGCAAGACTGTTGCGGACCAGCAACTGAAGCCGGAGGCTGAGCGTCAGTTCCAATTTCCCCAGGGCTACGGCAGCTACGTGATGGAAAACATTCTGTTCAAGCTCTCGTTCCCCGCCGAATTCCATGCCCAGACCGCCTGCGAGGCCGCGGTACTTCTACATCCTCAGGTAAAAGATCGCCTCGACCAAATCGACCGCATCGCAATCACCACCCACGAATCTGCCATCCGCATTATTTCCAAGTCGGGCCCACTGGCCAATCCGGCTGATCGCGACCACTGCCTGCAGTACATGACGGCGGTGCCACTGATTTTGGGCGAGCTGCAGGCGGAGTACTATGAAGACAGCTTCCATCGGGCGCATCCGGAGATTGACCAGCTACGGAACAAGATGGAAGTGGTGGAGGAGCCACGTTACTCGGCGGACTATCTGGATCCGGCCAAGCGCTCCATCGCCAATGCGCTACAGGTGTTTTTCAAAGACGGTAGTGCCACGGAGAAAGTCGCAGTTGAATATCCGGTAGGGCACCGACGCCGCCGGGAAGAGGGAATACCTCTGCTGGAAGATAAGTTCCGGACCAGCCTGGCGAGCCGTTTCCAGCCAGACCGGTGTGATGCGATTTTCGCGCTGTGCAAGGACCAGAAAGCGCTGGAGGCAACACCGGTCAATGAATTCATGGATTTAATGGTGATTGAGCGGAGCGGGCAGGTGTGA
- a CDS encoding GNAT family N-acetyltransferase gives MAEDQDFSIDSCTAHWLSDAEMPLANKFYRTHKFRGKARRNEPCMVIRDAQRQIIACGILRPLTDSQLLAGVAVAPDNQGHGVARLLLNHMAEKYGEQTFTFPYQHLMPLYASLGFVETEPDALPSAILDRFHTYRKQGRDISVMRYQGQP, from the coding sequence ATGGCTGAAGATCAGGATTTCTCGATCGATTCGTGCACCGCGCACTGGCTCTCCGATGCCGAGATGCCGTTGGCGAACAAATTCTACCGCACTCACAAATTTCGCGGTAAAGCGCGGCGCAATGAGCCGTGTATGGTGATCCGCGATGCCCAGCGGCAGATTATCGCCTGCGGCATCCTCAGGCCCCTGACCGACAGCCAGTTACTCGCGGGGGTGGCGGTAGCACCAGACAATCAAGGCCATGGCGTAGCACGCCTGTTACTGAACCACATGGCGGAGAAGTATGGCGAACAGACCTTCACCTTTCCCTACCAGCACCTGATGCCATTGTACGCTTCACTCGGGTTTGTGGAGACAGAACCCGATGCGCTGCCCTCCGCGATCCTTGACCGCTTCCATACCTACCGTAAGCAGGGGCGGGATATTTCAGTGATGCGCTATCAAGGGCAACCCTAA
- a CDS encoding tRNA-uridine aminocarboxypropyltransferase has product MSRELCPTCQRPLKVCYCSALVHIANRIEVLIIQHPLEQRHPFNTGRMAHLCLKNSELVVAERLPDTELAALLKPGAALLYPSLSWLPEVEQIVPGTAQAEALEQLVVIDATWRKSKKMLHLHPMLQQLPRLSFAGELHSNYQIRHSSLENSLSTIESIAMALETLEEGADFKGMLQPFQKMVSLQTGHLTD; this is encoded by the coding sequence ATGTCGCGCGAACTCTGCCCAACCTGCCAACGTCCGCTGAAGGTCTGCTATTGCAGCGCACTGGTGCACATCGCCAATCGTATTGAGGTGCTGATCATACAGCACCCACTGGAACAGAGGCATCCGTTCAACACCGGGCGTATGGCGCACCTGTGCCTGAAGAATAGCGAACTGGTGGTGGCGGAGCGGCTGCCCGATACCGAACTGGCGGCGCTTCTCAAACCCGGGGCGGCACTGCTGTATCCATCCCTGAGCTGGTTGCCGGAAGTAGAACAGATTGTGCCCGGTACAGCGCAGGCGGAGGCGCTGGAGCAGCTGGTGGTGATTGATGCAACCTGGCGCAAGTCCAAGAAAATGCTGCACCTGCATCCGATGCTGCAGCAGTTACCGCGGCTAAGCTTTGCAGGCGAGCTGCACTCCAACTATCAGATCCGCCATTCCTCGCTTGAGAACAGCCTGTCAACGATTGAAAGCATTGCGATGGCATTGGAAACACTGGAAGAGGGGGCTGATTTCAAAGGTATGCTGCAGCCCTTTCAAAAAATGGTTTCTCTGCAGACAGGCCACTTGACCGACTGA
- a CDS encoding M14 family metallopeptidase, whose product MARRLPALLSVFLILFSPFLLAADGDDAYLKYQVPGLDKPAIRQADILPLVQALQNSELLRVEEIAHSYEGRPIISVGIGNGATRVMMWSQMHGDEPTATAALFDLLAYITAPEQAEWREGWMDELTLMMVPMLNPDGAERNTRHNAQSFDVNRDAKALQSPEGRALMALAKSFKPDFGFNLHDQNRHYGVGHTDKMATISVLAPAYNEAREVNDSRARAMKLIGLLVQEVAPSIDGHIAKYDDTYAWRAFGDTFSEMGISTILIESGAHPNDPNRQVARRANVEMLVTAIDSITSRSYEPVAVAAYEQIPLNRDDAFVDVKIANVRAGAGDNAYRTDIAINHRYGSVKVVDVGDLSNLYGALSLDADGARYQPAKPYQLEKALELTDQRYLELLRDGYGYFVGDTELLVKETRWPVVVNPGNPPGERPARRQSATFLLSDDTGVRLAVLDGAVVDVRGGNLLGLAL is encoded by the coding sequence ATGGCAAGACGACTTCCCGCGCTGCTGAGTGTATTCCTTATCCTCTTCAGTCCCTTTTTACTTGCAGCAGATGGCGATGACGCATACCTGAAGTACCAGGTTCCCGGGCTCGATAAGCCGGCGATTCGTCAGGCGGACATCCTGCCGTTAGTGCAGGCGCTGCAAAATTCTGAGCTGCTGCGTGTCGAGGAAATTGCGCACTCATATGAAGGTCGGCCCATTATCAGCGTCGGCATTGGCAATGGCGCTACGCGGGTGATGATGTGGTCGCAGATGCATGGCGACGAGCCGACCGCTACGGCGGCTCTGTTCGATCTTCTCGCCTATATCACCGCACCAGAGCAGGCCGAGTGGCGCGAAGGGTGGATGGATGAACTCACCCTGATGATGGTCCCCATGCTGAATCCGGACGGGGCCGAACGCAATACTCGCCACAACGCGCAGAGCTTTGATGTGAACCGTGATGCGAAAGCACTGCAGTCGCCGGAAGGGCGTGCGCTGATGGCACTGGCCAAATCCTTCAAGCCGGATTTCGGTTTTAACCTGCACGACCAGAATCGTCACTATGGCGTTGGCCACACCGACAAGATGGCGACGATTTCCGTGCTGGCCCCGGCCTATAATGAGGCGCGCGAGGTCAATGACAGCCGTGCGCGGGCCATGAAGCTGATTGGTTTGCTGGTTCAGGAAGTTGCCCCATCTATCGATGGTCATATCGCCAAGTACGATGACACCTATGCGTGGCGCGCCTTTGGCGACACTTTCTCGGAAATGGGTATCAGCACCATTCTGATCGAATCCGGCGCCCACCCGAATGACCCCAACCGCCAGGTTGCGCGTCGTGCGAATGTCGAAATGCTGGTGACGGCCATCGACAGTATCACCAGCCGTAGCTACGAGCCCGTCGCTGTCGCAGCTTATGAGCAGATTCCCCTGAACCGCGATGATGCGTTTGTGGATGTGAAAATTGCCAATGTGCGTGCGGGTGCTGGCGATAATGCCTACCGGACGGATATCGCGATCAATCATCGCTATGGATCCGTCAAGGTGGTGGATGTCGGTGATCTCTCCAACCTGTACGGCGCGCTGAGTCTCGATGCCGACGGCGCGCGCTATCAGCCAGCAAAGCCCTATCAACTCGAAAAAGCACTGGAGTTGACGGACCAGCGCTATCTGGAACTTCTGCGTGATGGCTACGGTTACTTCGTAGGTGACACTGAATTGCTGGTGAAGGAGACCCGGTGGCCAGTGGTGGTGAATCCGGGAAATCCCCCGGGTGAGCGGCCTGCGCGTCGCCAGAGTGCCACCTTCCTGCTCAGTGATGACACGGGGGTACGCCTTGCGGTACTCGATGGCGCGGTCGTGGATGTGCGTGGTGGCAATCTCCTGGGGCTGGCCCTGTGA
- a CDS encoding GNAT family N-acetyltransferase encodes MEIVDLRAVPECIDVLAFWHYQEWSSLYPEETEQDFAAELRNCLQQAAVPTTFIALEHGEPVGSISLLARDMEIDEPWGPWLANFYVRPEFRSGGIGRKLIETLLAHGRANAIAGLYLFKPHTKAYYERLGWQTVRTTEYQGETVDIMYRAL; translated from the coding sequence TTGGAAATCGTAGATTTACGCGCGGTACCGGAATGCATTGATGTGCTGGCGTTCTGGCACTATCAGGAGTGGAGTAGCCTCTATCCAGAGGAAACAGAGCAGGATTTCGCGGCTGAGTTGCGCAATTGTCTGCAACAGGCCGCGGTTCCAACAACATTCATCGCCTTGGAACATGGCGAGCCGGTTGGCTCTATCAGCCTCCTTGCCCGGGACATGGAAATCGACGAGCCCTGGGGGCCATGGCTCGCCAATTTCTACGTGCGGCCGGAATTTCGCAGTGGCGGAATCGGCAGGAAATTGATCGAGACATTGCTGGCCCACGGCCGCGCGAACGCCATTGCGGGCCTGTATCTGTTTAAACCGCATACGAAAGCGTACTACGAGCGCCTGGGGTGGCAGACCGTTAGGACCACGGAATACCAGGGCGAGACCGTCGACATTATGTATCGGGCCCTCTGA
- the dbpA gene encoding ATP-dependent RNA helicase DbpA, whose amino-acid sequence MTTSDAQHPRDFQSLPLEPALLKNLEDLGYTRLTEIQAAALPAIVEGRDVIGQAKTGSGKTVAFGLGLLHKLRVDRFRVQSLVLCPTRELADQVARELRKLARAVHNIKILTLCGGMPFGPQIGSLKHGAHIVVGTPGRIEDHLRKGNLDLSHVDTLVLDEADRMLDMGFQAVLDQILAELPRQRQTLLFSATYPKTIDALAARVLQDPVKVEVTAAHTQSTIEQNYYRVENNEARPAALYQLLANYDASSALVFCNTKKETEEAAQALKRSGFAALALHGDMEQKDRDCTLALFSNGSASILVATDVAARGLDIEELPVVVNYHLSRDPEVHVHRVGRTGRAGQKGVALSLVSKKEIYKLERLEELMQQKITLQEVPELPRAFAPTRPLMSTLQIDGGKKQKVRPGDVVGALTGEGGIDGQQIGKIQLFDFSTFVAVERPVAKKALKKLADGKIKGRKFRARIVGV is encoded by the coding sequence GTGACCACTTCTGACGCCCAGCACCCCCGCGACTTCCAGTCCCTGCCACTAGAGCCGGCCCTCCTGAAGAACCTGGAGGACCTCGGCTATACGCGCCTGACGGAAATTCAGGCGGCGGCGCTGCCGGCGATCGTGGAGGGCAGGGATGTGATCGGCCAGGCCAAGACCGGCTCGGGCAAGACCGTGGCTTTCGGCCTGGGGCTGCTGCACAAGCTGCGGGTGGACCGCTTCCGCGTGCAGTCGCTGGTGCTCTGTCCCACCCGGGAATTGGCGGACCAGGTGGCACGGGAGCTGCGCAAGCTGGCGCGGGCCGTTCACAATATCAAGATCCTGACCCTGTGCGGCGGTATGCCGTTCGGCCCGCAGATTGGCTCCCTCAAGCACGGTGCGCATATCGTGGTGGGCACGCCTGGCCGAATCGAGGACCACCTGCGCAAGGGCAACCTCGACCTGAGCCATGTAGACACGCTGGTACTGGACGAGGCCGACCGCATGCTGGATATGGGCTTCCAGGCGGTACTGGACCAGATCCTGGCGGAGCTGCCCAGGCAGCGCCAGACCCTGCTGTTCTCCGCCACCTACCCAAAGACCATCGATGCGCTGGCTGCCCGTGTCCTGCAGGATCCGGTAAAGGTAGAAGTGACCGCGGCACACACCCAGAGCACCATCGAGCAGAACTACTACCGGGTGGAAAATAACGAGGCACGCCCGGCTGCGCTGTACCAGCTGCTGGCCAATTACGATGCCTCCTCCGCACTGGTGTTCTGCAATACCAAGAAAGAAACTGAGGAGGCCGCCCAGGCCCTGAAACGCTCCGGTTTCGCCGCGCTGGCCTTGCACGGGGATATGGAGCAGAAAGATCGTGACTGCACCCTGGCACTGTTTTCCAACGGCAGTGCTTCCATTTTGGTAGCGACGGACGTGGCCGCACGGGGGCTGGATATCGAAGAGCTGCCGGTGGTGGTGAATTACCATCTCTCCCGCGACCCGGAAGTGCACGTGCACAGGGTCGGTCGCACCGGGCGGGCAGGGCAGAAGGGCGTGGCCCTGTCGCTTGTCAGCAAAAAGGAAATCTACAAGCTGGAGCGGCTGGAAGAGCTGATGCAGCAGAAGATCACCCTGCAGGAAGTACCGGAACTGCCCAGAGCGTTCGCACCCACGCGCCCGCTAATGTCTACCCTGCAGATCGACGGCGGTAAGAAACAGAAAGTCCGCCCCGGCGACGTGGTCGGCGCCCTGACCGGCGAAGGCGGCATCGACGGCCAGCAGATCGGCAAGATCCAGCTGTTCGACTTCTCCACCTTTGTCGCTGTCGAGCGTCCGGTTGCCAAAAAGGCCCTGAAAAAGCTCGCCGATGGGAAAATCAAAGGCCGCAAGTTCCGCGCGCGTATTGTGGGTGTCTGA
- a CDS encoding dipeptidase, whose translation MKFRSQVARIAAALLVCPLAAIADVSPVAQKTAEYAVEQYEAAMTDTLADLVQFKTVAREDLPLEENPEFTGFKRALCDKADALGLECEDHGYVVIVALGDGKEKIGIVTHGDVQPANPDKWKKSPFELDRTSEPGKLIARGSEDDKGPIATALYAMKAIKDKGVPMKRRVELIVYLAEESDWEPLKIFLKDYDMPTYNITIDADYPVVTAEKGWSEVRATFADAPVTDKNKPYLSEFHGGYFGSQVPDEGHASIVNPTPELGKGIRARAAKHPQVKFEFAQKQGVLEITARGVATHSSEPEHGINAIAFLADALGDYDWPANAAGATVRYINGLIGTGITAEQFGDIAYSDDFMGPMTGALTMVKVSDKGLTSHLNLRRPTGKTAELLEKQIHSAIENWQKESGIQLAELGVHLGEPYRADNAPHVEPLLQVFRHFTGIEDAGPVSIGGSTNAKLLPNAVSFGPSMPDKAYTGHSEHEFITVDQFRLNLEMYTAMMIEISNL comes from the coding sequence GTGAAATTCCGATCCCAAGTTGCGCGGATTGCGGCTGCGCTATTGGTGTGCCCGCTGGCCGCGATAGCCGATGTCTCACCCGTTGCGCAAAAGACTGCAGAATACGCGGTGGAGCAATACGAAGCGGCGATGACCGACACCCTCGCCGATTTGGTGCAATTCAAGACAGTCGCACGGGAAGACCTGCCACTGGAAGAGAACCCTGAGTTCACCGGTTTCAAGCGCGCCCTGTGCGACAAGGCTGACGCTCTGGGACTGGAGTGTGAGGACCACGGTTACGTGGTGATTGTTGCACTGGGGGACGGCAAAGAAAAAATTGGCATTGTCACCCATGGCGATGTGCAGCCAGCCAACCCGGATAAGTGGAAGAAGAGTCCATTTGAACTGGATCGAACCAGTGAGCCAGGCAAGCTGATCGCTCGTGGGAGCGAGGATGACAAAGGCCCGATTGCCACCGCCCTCTATGCGATGAAGGCAATCAAGGACAAAGGCGTGCCGATGAAACGGCGCGTGGAGCTGATTGTCTATCTGGCGGAGGAGTCTGATTGGGAGCCGCTGAAGATATTCCTGAAAGATTACGACATGCCCACCTACAACATCACCATCGACGCGGATTACCCGGTGGTGACTGCAGAGAAAGGTTGGAGTGAAGTGCGTGCCACATTTGCTGACGCCCCGGTTACGGACAAGAACAAGCCCTATCTGAGTGAGTTTCACGGTGGCTACTTCGGGAGCCAGGTGCCGGATGAGGGCCACGCCAGTATCGTCAATCCAACCCCTGAGCTGGGAAAGGGGATCCGTGCCCGCGCTGCCAAGCATCCGCAAGTGAAGTTTGAGTTCGCGCAAAAGCAGGGGGTGCTGGAAATCACCGCCCGCGGTGTGGCCACCCACAGCTCCGAGCCGGAACACGGTATCAATGCGATTGCTTTCCTGGCCGACGCGCTTGGGGATTACGATTGGCCGGCTAACGCTGCCGGCGCCACGGTGCGCTACATCAACGGCCTGATTGGCACGGGCATCACCGCGGAACAGTTTGGTGATATCGCCTATAGCGATGACTTTATGGGGCCAATGACTGGCGCTCTCACCATGGTGAAAGTCAGCGACAAGGGGCTGACAAGTCACCTGAACCTGCGCCGCCCCACCGGCAAGACTGCCGAGTTACTGGAAAAGCAGATCCACAGTGCCATCGAAAACTGGCAGAAGGAGAGCGGTATCCAGTTGGCAGAACTGGGTGTGCATTTGGGGGAACCCTATCGCGCGGATAATGCACCGCATGTAGAGCCACTGCTGCAAGTATTTCGCCATTTTACCGGTATTGAAGATGCGGGTCCGGTATCTATCGGTGGATCCACAAATGCCAAACTGTTGCCGAATGCGGTTAGCTTCGGGCCGTCAATGCCCGATAAGGCCTACACCGGCCACTCAGAGCACGAATTCATCACCGTGGATCAATTTCGCCTGAATCTGGAAATGTACACGGCGATGATGATCGAGATCTCGAATCTGTAG
- a CDS encoding outer membrane protein, with product MFKRTPTAVAVALALSSSAALADGFYVSGTLSYNNMDDTINDGVFTQEFITGPGTTIPAGVALPAGTDVRWKTDVDSGAGVNLALGWRAGQMRFEAEYAYASHDVDRHYGVSAAGIALGDEDAGVLVSGAPGNLGISVADLVNDGRGDFTADYLFFNAFYDFDAGWALNPYLGAGIGNAWVDVDYSPSNVSIIDDDDSVLAYQLMAGLNYQCNDQLEYFGGLRWRQTEDLEISSNLLPANFEIENESWMAEVGVRWSF from the coding sequence ATGTTTAAGAGAACACCCACAGCCGTTGCTGTCGCCCTCGCCTTATCTTCCTCGGCTGCACTGGCCGACGGTTTTTATGTCAGCGGCACACTCAGCTACAACAATATGGATGACACCATAAATGACGGTGTATTCACTCAGGAATTTATCACTGGACCGGGCACGACCATTCCGGCTGGGGTCGCCCTGCCCGCAGGTACCGATGTCCGCTGGAAAACCGATGTAGACAGCGGCGCCGGTGTGAATCTGGCTCTGGGCTGGCGCGCCGGGCAGATGCGATTCGAAGCGGAATACGCCTATGCCAGCCATGATGTTGACCGGCACTATGGCGTGTCCGCGGCAGGTATCGCTCTCGGTGACGAAGATGCCGGGGTACTGGTCAGCGGAGCGCCGGGCAACCTCGGAATTTCCGTCGCCGACCTGGTAAACGATGGCAGAGGTGACTTCACTGCCGACTACCTGTTCTTCAATGCCTTCTACGACTTTGACGCAGGATGGGCGCTCAACCCCTACCTCGGCGCGGGTATCGGTAATGCCTGGGTCGATGTGGATTACAGCCCGTCCAACGTTTCAATCATCGACGATGACGACAGCGTGCTGGCTTACCAGCTTATGGCTGGCCTGAACTATCAGTGTAATGATCAGCTGGAATATTTCGGTGGTCTGCGCTGGCGTCAAACCGAAGATCTGGAAATCAGCTCCAACCTGCTGCCGGCAAATTTCGAAATCGAAAACGAGAGCTGGATGGCCGAGGTGGGCGTTCGCTGGAGTTTCTGA